The Streptomyces sp. NBC_00659 genomic interval CGGTCGCGGAGCACTGGAAGGGCGCGGCGACCGACTCCGACGACGTCGTGTTCGTCCTGGCGGGGCTGAGTCCGGGTGCCGGCTCGCTGATCGGCGGGCGGCTGCACCGGGGGTTCGGCGGGGCGGCCGGCGAGATCGGAGCGCTGCACCTGCTGGGCCGTGATGTCACCCCCGAGACGCTGCTGTCGACGACGGACGAGCCGTTGCACCCGCTCGACGAGCAGGCCGTCGCCAAGGTGTTCGCTCTGGCCAGGGACGGTGACCAGCGGGCGCGTGCCGCGGTCGACCGCTTCATCCAGCGGCTGGTGCACGACGTGGCGGCCCTGGTCCTCGCCCTCGACCCGGAGCTGGTCGTCATCGGGGGCTGGGCGGCCGGCCTGGACGGCGTACTGGAGCCGCTGCGGAGGGAGTTGGCACGCTACTGCCTGCGTCCGCCGAGGGTGGCCCTCTCGATGCTGGGGGAAGCGGCCGTGGCGACCGGTGCGCTGCGGCTGGCCCTCGACCATGTGGAGGAGCAGTTGTTCGCGGTGGAGGGAACCGTGACCGCGCGCCGCTGAGGCGTGGGTGACGCGACGACGCCGACCGCCGCCCCGGCCACAGCCACAGCCACAGCCACAGCCACAGCCACAGCCACAGCCACAAAACCCGTCGCGCTCCGAAGGGTTCCGGGGTGCGACGGGTGTGGTCGGACGGGTGTGGTCAGGGACGCGGCTCGACGAGGGCGGCGGTCCGGGCCGGACGGCTCAGGAGGCGCGACGCTCCGGGTCGTGGTGGATCTCCACACCGCCGGAGTCACCGAACGTGAGCCGGCAGGTGTCCGCGCGGTACGTGGCGACGGACACCGCCGCGGTGCGCCCCTCGGTGAAGAAACGGGTCGTGACCACGAGAACGGGCGCCCCGGGAAGGCGGTCGAGCTCCTTGGCGTCGTCCGCGCGGGCCGAGCCCAGCTCGACGGCACGGTCCTGGCCTTCCAGTTCCAGCCGCTGGAGCTCGCGCAGCACGGCACGCGCACGGGCGGCACCCGAGGGCGCGTCGATCGCCGACAGGTCCGGCACCGAGGAAGCCGGGATGTACAGAAGTTCGGCGGCGACGGGCTGACCGTGTGTCACCAGGGAACGGCGTACGGTGTGCAGCAACTCGCCGTCGGCGGTCTCCAGGATGCCGGCCACCGGCGCGGGCGGCGCCGCCACGGTGCAGTCCGCGGCGTGCCAGGCGTCACCGACGGCCCCCGGCCACACGTGCTGTTCGGTTCCGACGGCCACGCCCACGCGCGGTGGCGCGACGGTGGTGCCCACGCCGCGACGGCGCTGCAGGCGGCCGTCCAGTTCGAGCTGTTCGAGCGCTTGGCGCAGGGTCGCCCGAGCGACACCGAAGCGGGCCGCCAAATCACGTTCGTTGGGCAGGATCTCGCCCACCGTGAACTCGGAGTCCAGCGCCTCGCTCAGCACGGTCCTCAGGTGCCAGTACTTCGGTTCCGGCACCGATTCCAACTGCGTGGTCCCCACCCTGTCCTCCGCAATCGCCGTGGCCCGGCGGCGTTTTCACGCCCTTGTTTATTAAAGGTTCCTGCACTATCCCTGCGACGATAGAGCCGCCCCCACCCTTGGTCAAGACCAATCCTCGAACCCTTACGGATTGCACAGGCACCCCGCCGCGGAGCGTTCACGGGGTGTTCTCGCCGGGCGACGTTCGCGACACAACGCCGAAAGCCCCCGTACAAAGACGGGGGCTTTCGCTCTTCTGCGGCGCCTCGGACGGAGGCGTCCTCCGGGGCATCAGGCCGCGGGGATCGACATCAGCTTCTCCGGGTTGCGCACGATGTAGACGCACTGGATACGGCCGTCCGCGACGTCCAGTTGGATGATGCTGTCGGGCTTGCCGTCGGACAGCGCGAGCACCGCGAGACCGCCGTTGACCTCGAGGAAGCGCAGCGACAGGCCGGACGCACCCTTCTTGGTGACGCCGACGACGAAGCGGCCGACCTTCTCGGCCGTGTCGAGGATCCGCAGCGGCGCCTGGGCTCGGCCTCCGCTGTCGCCGATGAGCCGCGCCTCCGGTGCCAGCAGGGACACGAGTCCCTCCAGATCGCCCTCGCCCGCCGCGGCGAGGAACCGCTCGGTGAGGTCACGGCGTTCGGCCGGGTCGACCTCGTAGCGCGGCCGCCGTTCCTCCACGTGCTTGCGCGCCCGCCCGGCGAGTTGACGCACCGCAGGCTCGCCCCGGTCGAGGACGGCGGCGATGTCGGCGTACGGATAGCCGAACGCCTCTCTCAGGACGAACACCGCGCGTTCCAGCGGTGACAGGGACTCCAGGACGACGAGGACGGCGAGGGAGACGGAGTCCGCGAGAACGGCCCGCTCGGCGCTGTCGGGCACGGTCTCGCCGAAGTCGGTGACGTACGGTTCCGGGAGCCACGGTCCGACGTAGGCTTCACGGCGCGACCGGACCTGGCGCAGCCGGTCGATGGCGAGCCGGGTCGTGACGCGGACCAGATACCCGCGTGCTTCCCGCACATCCGACCGGCCCTTGCCGGACCAGCGCAGCCACGCCTCCTGGACGACGTCCTCCGCGTCGGCCACTCGGGCGAGCATGCGGTACGCAACACCCATCAGTAAGGGGCGGTGTTCTTCGAAGACATCGGTCGCCGTGTCGCTTGCCACCGGACCATCCCACCCGACACATTCCCCGGTGTCCAGGCGAATCGGCCGCCCCGGAGCACAATGGCCGCGGGCCGCCGGTGGCCGGCGGTCCCGAAAACGGGAGGAACGACGATGCGATACGGGGTACTGGGCACGGGCGAC includes:
- a CDS encoding RNA polymerase sigma-70 factor translates to MASDTATDVFEEHRPLLMGVAYRMLARVADAEDVVQEAWLRWSGKGRSDVREARGYLVRVTTRLAIDRLRQVRSRREAYVGPWLPEPYVTDFGETVPDSAERAVLADSVSLAVLVVLESLSPLERAVFVLREAFGYPYADIAAVLDRGEPAVRQLAGRARKHVEERRPRYEVDPAERRDLTERFLAAAGEGDLEGLVSLLAPEARLIGDSGGRAQAPLRILDTAEKVGRFVVGVTKKGASGLSLRFLEVNGGLAVLALSDGKPDSIIQLDVADGRIQCVYIVRNPEKLMSIPAA
- a CDS encoding GntR family transcriptional regulator, with the protein product MGTTQLESVPEPKYWHLRTVLSEALDSEFTVGEILPNERDLAARFGVARATLRQALEQLELDGRLQRRRGVGTTVAPPRVGVAVGTEQHVWPGAVGDAWHAADCTVAAPPAPVAGILETADGELLHTVRRSLVTHGQPVAAELLYIPASSVPDLSAIDAPSGAARARAVLRELQRLELEGQDRAVELGSARADDAKELDRLPGAPVLVVTTRFFTEGRTAAVSVATYRADTCRLTFGDSGGVEIHHDPERRAS